In one window of Desulforhabdus amnigena DNA:
- a CDS encoding metal ABC transporter solute-binding protein, Zn/Mn family: MRKVLKRICVAFIFSGLAFAGPAYADKIIQVAVSIIPQKYFVEKIGGERVNVSAMVLPGADPHNYEPKPQQMVALTGSDIYFAIGVPFENVWLQKFIAANPRMVVVHTEAGIQKIPMAHESFHGPAGENPHGGEALHEHAHDGLDPHIWLSPPLVSLQARHILDALVKADPEGRSYFEANYKKFINELVDLDLALMQVFYGKEASPEFMVFHPAWGYFANAYGLKQIPIEVEGKEPKAADLKRLIEYAQAQKVKTIFVQPQYSDAIARTIAASIGATVVPADPLAPDWAANLLQMGEKFKAALK; encoded by the coding sequence ATGAGAAAAGTATTGAAGAGGATTTGTGTAGCCTTTATTTTTTCGGGGTTGGCGTTCGCCGGTCCGGCTTATGCGGATAAGATCATCCAGGTTGCGGTCAGTATTATTCCACAGAAATATTTTGTGGAAAAAATAGGCGGGGAAAGAGTAAATGTCTCTGCCATGGTCCTTCCGGGAGCGGACCCTCACAATTACGAGCCCAAGCCTCAGCAAATGGTGGCTCTGACTGGATCCGACATCTACTTTGCCATCGGTGTGCCTTTCGAAAATGTCTGGTTGCAGAAATTCATTGCGGCGAATCCACGCATGGTTGTTGTGCATACCGAGGCCGGTATTCAAAAAATCCCCATGGCCCATGAATCTTTTCATGGCCCGGCAGGTGAGAATCCTCATGGGGGAGAGGCCCTTCATGAACATGCACATGACGGACTGGACCCCCATATTTGGCTCTCGCCCCCGTTGGTTTCACTGCAGGCGCGTCATATTCTCGACGCATTAGTAAAGGCGGATCCCGAGGGGCGGTCCTATTTCGAAGCCAATTACAAAAAGTTTATCAACGAACTGGTGGACCTCGACCTCGCGTTGATGCAGGTATTTTATGGCAAGGAGGCATCGCCCGAGTTCATGGTCTTTCACCCTGCCTGGGGATACTTTGCCAATGCATACGGCCTCAAGCAGATCCCCATCGAGGTGGAAGGAAAAGAACCGAAAGCTGCAGATTTGAAGCGGTTGATCGAATACGCGCAGGCTCAAAAAGTCAAAACGATATTTGTTCAGCCCCAATATTCAGATGCGATCGCCCGCACCATCGCCGCATCCATAGGTGCCACTGTCGTTCCTGCAGATCCCCTCGCACCCGATTGGGCTGCAAATCTTCTCCAGATGGGGGAGAAATTCAAGGCGGCATTGAAGTGA
- the clpA gene encoding ATP-dependent Clp protease ATP-binding subunit ClpA has translation MINRELELTFAAAIKEAKDRRHEFLSLEHILYAILHDVTGRRILYHCGADVDKLKAQLEKFFAERVEILPEGKEQDPIQTMGVQRVLQRAIMHVHGAEKKEVDAGDILAAMFYEENSHAVYFLKSQGVSRLDVLSYISHGISKIHEPEEEEFTERFSSAAPDSGNPQERRKPGALESFTVNLIQKAAEGQIDPLIGREDEILRTLQVLGRRTKNNPIFVGDPGVGKTAIAEGLALRIQQRQVPEAFYNVEIFALDMGALLAGTKFRGDFEARLKGVIQEIKKKPGAILFIDEIHTVVGAGATSGGSMDASNILKPVLAVGGFRCIGSTTYEEYKNHFEKDRALSRRFQKIEIREPSVNETYQILQGLKSYYEKHHQVRYTDAALRAAAELSSRHINDRYLPDKAIDVIDEAGASLRLKKDRRVRRVVGPKDIEQVVARIAKIPPRSVSSSDQLRLRNLKEEMSGSVFGQEAAIDALTRAIKRSRAGLRIPEKPIGSFLLIGPTGVGKTEVAKQLARVLGVNFLRFDMSEYMEKHTVARLIGAPPGYIGFDQGGLLTDAIRKQPYTVLLLDEIEKAHPDLFSILLQVMDHATLTDNNGKKADFRNVILLMTSNAGAREMSSASIGFGGTSAVDSRVGKGMKAIENLFSPEFRNRLDGIIAFNGLSPTVMEKIVEKFIKEMEDQLKEKQVRLELTPAARAWLAEKGYDPTFGARPLARLIQMEIKDMLAEEILFGRLQHGGTVRIDRVEGAASPVEENVLRSENLTFELLTEKEKQGAAVPA, from the coding sequence ATGATCAATAGAGAACTTGAACTTACATTTGCCGCGGCCATCAAGGAAGCGAAGGATCGGCGCCATGAATTCCTGTCTCTGGAGCATATTCTCTATGCCATTCTCCACGATGTGACGGGAAGACGGATACTCTATCACTGTGGCGCGGATGTGGACAAATTGAAGGCACAGTTGGAAAAGTTTTTTGCCGAACGTGTCGAAATTCTTCCGGAGGGCAAGGAGCAGGATCCCATACAAACCATGGGTGTACAGCGAGTGCTTCAACGGGCTATCATGCATGTTCATGGAGCGGAAAAGAAGGAAGTGGACGCCGGCGATATCCTTGCCGCGATGTTTTATGAAGAAAATTCTCATGCGGTTTACTTCCTGAAATCCCAGGGCGTCTCGCGCCTGGATGTGCTGAGTTATATCTCTCATGGCATTTCCAAAATACATGAACCGGAGGAAGAGGAATTTACCGAAAGGTTTTCATCCGCTGCGCCTGACTCCGGCAATCCCCAGGAACGGCGGAAGCCCGGAGCTCTTGAGAGCTTCACCGTAAATCTCATTCAAAAGGCGGCTGAGGGACAAATCGATCCGTTGATCGGGCGGGAGGATGAAATCCTTCGCACATTGCAGGTTCTGGGACGGCGGACCAAGAACAATCCCATTTTTGTGGGAGATCCCGGAGTGGGCAAGACCGCCATTGCCGAAGGTCTGGCTCTTAGAATTCAGCAACGACAGGTACCCGAGGCCTTTTACAATGTCGAGATTTTTGCCCTGGATATGGGAGCACTTTTAGCAGGCACCAAATTCCGTGGCGATTTTGAAGCTCGCCTCAAGGGGGTCATTCAGGAAATCAAGAAAAAGCCCGGGGCTATCCTCTTTATCGATGAGATTCACACGGTAGTCGGAGCTGGAGCTACAAGCGGCGGGTCCATGGATGCGTCCAACATTCTCAAGCCCGTTTTGGCGGTGGGAGGATTTCGCTGCATCGGTTCCACGACGTATGAAGAATACAAGAACCATTTTGAAAAAGACCGTGCATTGAGCCGCCGTTTTCAAAAGATTGAAATTCGCGAGCCGTCGGTGAACGAAACATATCAAATTCTTCAAGGGCTCAAATCTTACTATGAAAAACATCATCAGGTTCGTTACACCGATGCGGCTTTGAGGGCTGCGGCCGAGCTGTCCAGTCGCCATATCAATGACCGGTATCTTCCTGACAAGGCCATCGATGTTATCGATGAAGCAGGAGCCAGCCTGCGTCTGAAAAAGGACCGGCGGGTGAGGCGTGTCGTTGGTCCTAAAGACATTGAGCAGGTAGTGGCGCGCATTGCCAAGATCCCTCCTCGAAGCGTATCGTCTTCCGATCAGTTGAGGCTTCGAAATCTCAAAGAAGAGATGAGCGGCAGCGTGTTTGGGCAGGAGGCGGCCATTGACGCTCTAACCAGGGCGATCAAGCGCTCTCGAGCCGGTTTGCGTATTCCGGAGAAGCCCATCGGATCTTTCCTTCTCATTGGTCCGACAGGTGTTGGAAAAACCGAAGTGGCGAAACAGCTGGCTCGGGTATTGGGTGTGAATTTCCTTCGCTTCGACATGAGCGAATACATGGAAAAGCATACCGTAGCCCGTCTCATCGGCGCGCCTCCGGGATATATCGGTTTTGACCAGGGAGGTCTTCTGACGGACGCTATCAGAAAGCAGCCATACACGGTTCTGCTTCTGGATGAAATTGAAAAGGCTCATCCGGATCTTTTCAGCATTTTGCTTCAGGTCATGGATCATGCGACCCTGACCGATAACAACGGGAAGAAAGCCGATTTCCGCAATGTGATCCTCTTGATGACGTCCAATGCGGGTGCGCGTGAAATGTCCAGTGCATCGATCGGATTTGGTGGGACCAGTGCCGTGGACAGTCGTGTGGGGAAGGGCATGAAAGCCATAGAAAATCTTTTCAGCCCCGAGTTCCGCAACCGGCTGGACGGGATCATCGCTTTCAATGGTCTTTCTCCTACCGTGATGGAAAAGATCGTCGAAAAGTTTATCAAAGAAATGGAAGATCAGCTCAAGGAAAAGCAGGTGCGACTGGAGCTCACTCCTGCAGCACGCGCCTGGCTGGCTGAAAAAGGATACGATCCGACCTTTGGAGCCCGCCCTCTGGCCCGTCTGATCCAGATGGAGATCAAGGATATGCTGGCTGAAGAAATCCTTTTTGGACGGCTGCAGCATGGAGGTACGGTGCGCATCGATCGGGTGGAGGGTGCGGCTTCTCCCGTTGAGGAAAACGTTTTGAGAAGTGAAAATTTGACCTTTGAGCTTTTGACGGAAAAAGAGAAACAAGGCGCTGCTGTTCCGGCTTGA
- a CDS encoding HDOD domain-containing protein, which yields MNPSGAQSIVLTAQDLPAMPHIAQQAMQRLSDPDASARDLHKIISKDQAIAARVLRIANSACYARRRAILTITDAVVTVGFNTIKSIVISSALYDFFKTFGLAEKLMWEHSLGCALTSRMIAQMLKFSKTEEAFLAGLLHDVGKVVFYMKIPKKMLLIVQEVYHNPGLTFLEMEQRLLGFNHAQLGQLVARKWNFAEEIVEAIGKHHRPEKACVLPALSYIVNLGNAFCHKMEIGFIKNPDLELHELKSAKALKLHKEDLDELLERVQAAYNSEKEMFL from the coding sequence ATGAATCCCTCAGGAGCCCAAAGCATTGTCCTGACTGCACAGGACCTTCCCGCAATGCCGCATATAGCCCAGCAGGCGATGCAAAGACTTTCCGACCCTGATGCCTCCGCCAGGGATCTCCACAAAATCATATCCAAAGATCAAGCCATAGCGGCCAGAGTGCTGCGCATTGCCAATTCGGCTTGCTATGCGAGGAGAAGGGCTATTTTGACCATCACTGATGCCGTGGTGACCGTTGGGTTCAACACCATCAAGTCTATCGTGATCTCCTCGGCTCTGTACGATTTTTTCAAGACCTTCGGTCTGGCCGAAAAGCTCATGTGGGAACATTCCCTGGGTTGTGCTCTTACATCCAGGATGATTGCTCAGATGTTGAAATTCTCGAAAACCGAAGAAGCCTTCCTGGCGGGCTTGTTGCACGATGTCGGAAAAGTTGTCTTCTATATGAAGATCCCAAAAAAAATGCTCTTGATCGTGCAAGAGGTCTATCATAATCCCGGTCTTACTTTCCTGGAAATGGAACAGCGGCTTCTGGGGTTCAACCATGCGCAGTTGGGACAGTTGGTCGCCAGGAAGTGGAATTTTGCCGAAGAGATTGTAGAAGCGATCGGAAAGCATCACAGACCGGAAAAGGCCTGTGTTCTGCCCGCATTGTCTTATATAGTCAACTTGGGCAATGCCTTTTGCCACAAGATGGAGATAGGCTTTATAAAAAATCCCGATCTTGAACTTCACGAATTGAAAAGTGCGAAGGCTTTGAAACTCCATAAAGAAGATTTGGATGAACTGCTTGAAAGGGTTCAGGCCGCTTACAATTCTGAAAAAGAAATGTTTTTGTGA
- a CDS encoding PAS domain S-box protein, with amino-acid sequence MVDKEKTIRNRESEFRSLFDDIPLGYQSLGADGRLLEVNKTWLKILGYRKEEVIGRWFGDFLPESERKRFQDRFPLFHVIGDIKNERFEMLRRDGSRLYATFDGCIGRDEKGRFLQTHCIMYDTTEQRRSEEQLRESEERFRTAFEYAAIGMALVGVEGRFLQVNLSLCRMLGYSMQELLETDFQSISHPDDLQLSEECMRQMLEGEVYSVQFEKRYIHKSGHLVWVQLAASLLADSQGKPLYFITQVEDITQRKEAEQKLALLAAALEQTVESIAIIQTNGKIEYVNPAFERINGYKREEVLGKDFRDLKSAHQDDFSYERVWKLLARSEVWTGRTMQRHKNGTLSEVETTISPIRNEMNVVTHYVAIERDVTHERQMERQLRQAQKMEAIGTLAGGIAHDFNNILGAIIGYTEMALLKTPSENNVMRNLEQVLKAGDRAKELVKQILTFSRQKDEGFKPLQVSLIVKEVLKLMRASLPTTIEICQDIPNTSSLIWADPTQIHQVLMNLCTNAAHAMREKRGVLHVSLRDVELDSEAVIRYAGMNPGSYVRLTVQDTGHGMSPAILARAFDPFFTTKCLGEGTGMGLAVVHGIVQSHRGSIHVDSEEGRGTTFHVFLPKFKNKVSNEMGPGFNVLPRGNERILLVDDEAALADTVRQMLEHLGYNVLASTSSQKALEIFRANPDSFDLLITDHTMSRLTGIELAKEVVRIRPGFPIILCSGLGEAIFSENIVKSGIREFLTKPMFMGDLATAVRRALQSGKSPTGDLS; translated from the coding sequence ATGGTAGATAAGGAAAAAACGATCAGAAACAGGGAAAGCGAATTTCGATCGCTTTTTGACGATATTCCCCTGGGCTATCAGTCCCTGGGGGCGGATGGCCGCCTGCTGGAGGTGAACAAAACCTGGCTGAAGATTCTGGGATATAGAAAAGAAGAAGTTATCGGCCGCTGGTTCGGGGATTTTCTTCCGGAATCGGAGCGGAAGCGTTTTCAAGACAGATTTCCTCTTTTCCACGTGATCGGAGACATCAAGAATGAAAGATTCGAGATGCTTCGCAGGGATGGGTCGCGTTTGTATGCGACCTTCGATGGGTGTATTGGGCGGGACGAGAAAGGCCGGTTCCTGCAAACGCACTGTATTATGTACGATACGACCGAACAGAGGAGGAGTGAGGAACAGTTGCGGGAGAGTGAAGAGCGGTTCCGTACGGCCTTTGAATATGCAGCTATCGGAATGGCGCTTGTGGGCGTGGAAGGCCGTTTTTTGCAGGTGAACCTCTCTCTTTGCCGTATGCTTGGTTATTCCATGCAGGAACTCCTTGAAACCGATTTTCAGTCTATCAGTCACCCGGATGACCTGCAGCTCAGTGAAGAATGCATGCGGCAAATGTTGGAAGGAGAAGTGTACTCCGTCCAGTTCGAAAAACGCTACATCCACAAATCGGGACATCTGGTCTGGGTTCAGCTTGCTGCATCCCTTCTTGCGGATAGCCAAGGAAAACCGCTTTACTTCATCACTCAAGTGGAAGACATCACGCAGCGCAAGGAAGCGGAGCAGAAACTGGCTCTTCTGGCTGCAGCTTTGGAACAGACCGTTGAAAGCATCGCCATCATTCAGACGAATGGGAAAATCGAGTACGTCAACCCGGCCTTTGAGCGGATCAACGGGTATAAGCGGGAAGAGGTTCTAGGAAAGGATTTTCGGGACCTCAAAAGCGCCCATCAGGATGATTTTTCCTATGAAAGAGTTTGGAAACTCCTTGCTCGAAGTGAAGTCTGGACAGGGCGGACCATGCAGCGGCATAAGAATGGTACGCTGAGTGAAGTGGAAACCACCATTTCTCCCATTCGTAATGAAATGAACGTGGTTACTCATTACGTGGCCATAGAACGGGATGTGACCCACGAACGCCAAATGGAAAGGCAGCTGCGCCAGGCACAAAAGATGGAGGCCATTGGGACTCTGGCGGGTGGTATCGCTCACGACTTCAACAATATTTTGGGTGCGATCATCGGCTATACCGAAATGGCCCTCCTGAAGACCCCTTCGGAAAATAACGTCATGAGAAACCTCGAACAGGTGCTCAAGGCAGGAGACAGGGCCAAGGAACTGGTAAAGCAAATCCTGACATTCAGCCGCCAGAAAGACGAGGGATTCAAACCCCTGCAGGTCAGCCTCATCGTCAAGGAAGTTCTCAAACTGATGCGTGCCTCCCTGCCGACGACCATAGAAATTTGCCAGGATATTCCCAATACTTCCAGTCTCATCTGGGCTGACCCCACTCAAATCCATCAGGTTTTGATGAACCTTTGCACCAATGCCGCGCACGCCATGCGTGAGAAGAGAGGCGTACTCCATGTGAGCCTTCGGGATGTGGAGCTCGATTCAGAGGCTGTGATTCGATATGCCGGAATGAATCCCGGTTCCTATGTGAGGCTCACCGTTCAAGACACCGGCCATGGAATGAGCCCTGCGATTTTGGCCAGGGCTTTCGATCCGTTTTTTACCACAAAGTGCCTAGGGGAGGGGACGGGAATGGGACTTGCGGTGGTGCATGGAATCGTGCAAAGCCACAGGGGATCGATTCACGTAGATAGTGAAGAAGGTAGGGGTACGACCTTTCATGTGTTTCTGCCCAAGTTCAAGAATAAAGTTTCCAATGAAATGGGCCCGGGCTTCAATGTTCTTCCGCGCGGAAACGAACGCATTCTTCTGGTAGACGATGAAGCCGCACTGGCGGACACGGTGCGGCAGATGCTAGAACATCTCGGTTATAATGTGCTGGCTTCCACGAGTAGCCAAAAGGCTTTGGAAATTTTCCGGGCGAACCCAGACTCCTTTGATCTTCTGATTACCGATCATACGATGTCTCGCCTGACGGGCATCGAATTGGCGAAGGAAGTGGTTCGCATTCGTCCCGGTTTTCCCATCATACTTTGCAGTGGTCTCGGAGAAGCTATTTTTTCCGAAAATATTGTGAAATCGGGGATTCGTGAATTCCTGACAAAACCCATGTTCATGGGGGATCTCGCCACAGCCGTTCGCAGGGCCCTGCAGAGCGGGAAGTCGCCCACAGGGGATCTTTCTTGA
- a CDS encoding cyclic 2,3-diphosphoglycerate synthase: MVEKVIIVGAAGRDFHNFNVYFRGNPRYNVIAFTAAQIPNIEGRLYPPELAGDLYPRGIPIHPEKEMAKLIRENRVDLVAFSYSDVPHVEVMHKASIAMAEGADFILLGATYTMLKAKKPVVAVCAVRTGCGKSQTTRKVCRILQAHGKRIVAVRHPMPYGDLRKQVAQRFSSYDDFELNDCTIEEREEYEPLIDMGVVVYAGVDYEQILRKAEEESDCDVVVWDGGNNDTPFYYPDVHIVVFDPHRAGHELLYYPGETNMLMADVAIINKVDTASAGDVEKVRKNIERFAPKAQIVMAESPVLVEQPEQIEGKNVLVVEDGPTLTHGGMSFGAATIAARKFGAARLVDPHPFAQGSIREILAQYPHIHNQLPAMGYGAAQMQDLEATINAVPCDLVLFATPIHLANLLSIRKPAVRVRYEYKDHGPPFLEAILLKRMKSLGVL, translated from the coding sequence ATGGTTGAAAAAGTCATTATCGTCGGAGCGGCCGGACGGGACTTTCACAATTTCAATGTCTACTTTAGAGGAAACCCGCGCTACAACGTCATTGCCTTTACCGCGGCTCAGATTCCCAACATCGAAGGACGCCTCTATCCTCCGGAACTGGCAGGTGATCTTTATCCCAGGGGAATTCCCATCCATCCGGAAAAAGAGATGGCGAAGCTCATAAGAGAAAACCGGGTGGATCTGGTTGCGTTTTCCTATAGCGATGTGCCGCACGTGGAGGTGATGCACAAGGCTTCCATCGCCATGGCCGAAGGCGCAGACTTTATTCTACTGGGAGCCACCTATACAATGCTCAAGGCGAAGAAACCCGTGGTCGCCGTTTGCGCTGTGAGAACCGGGTGCGGTAAATCCCAGACCACTCGTAAAGTGTGCCGGATACTTCAAGCTCATGGAAAACGGATTGTGGCGGTGCGCCATCCCATGCCTTATGGGGATCTGAGAAAACAGGTTGCTCAGCGGTTTTCTTCCTATGATGATTTCGAGCTCAATGATTGCACCATTGAAGAGAGGGAAGAGTATGAGCCTCTCATTGACATGGGGGTCGTTGTCTACGCAGGTGTGGACTATGAACAGATTCTAAGGAAAGCGGAAGAGGAAAGCGATTGCGATGTCGTTGTCTGGGATGGCGGAAACAACGATACACCTTTCTATTATCCGGATGTCCATATTGTCGTGTTTGATCCTCATCGAGCGGGCCATGAGTTGCTCTATTACCCCGGGGAAACCAACATGCTCATGGCGGATGTGGCGATCATCAACAAGGTGGATACGGCATCTGCCGGTGATGTGGAAAAAGTACGCAAAAATATAGAAAGATTCGCGCCTAAAGCTCAGATTGTAATGGCTGAATCCCCCGTGCTTGTAGAACAACCCGAGCAAATCGAAGGAAAAAATGTTTTGGTGGTGGAAGACGGGCCTACCCTCACTCATGGTGGGATGTCGTTTGGAGCTGCAACCATCGCAGCTCGAAAATTCGGGGCCGCACGGCTTGTCGACCCACACCCGTTTGCACAGGGCAGCATTCGGGAAATTCTTGCTCAATACCCTCATATTCATAATCAGCTTCCAGCTATGGGATATGGTGCAGCCCAGATGCAAGATCTTGAGGCGACGATCAATGCCGTGCCCTGTGATCTTGTCCTTTTCGCCACTCCCATCCATCTGGCAAATCTTCTCAGCATCAGGAAGCCGGCTGTTCGAGTGCGTTATGAATACAAGGATCACGGTCCACCTTTTCTTGAGGCTATCCTTCTCAAACGGATGAAGTCGCTCGGAGTACTATAA
- the clpS gene encoding ATP-dependent Clp protease adapter ClpS — translation MSEHHPDFGEELESGIEEELDEPPMYKVLLHNDDYTTMEFVVEILEKVFHKSPAEATRIMLLVHKNGTGVCGVFTAEIAETKVELVHHLARKNGFPLQCSMEEA, via the coding sequence ATGAGTGAGCATCATCCGGATTTTGGGGAAGAATTAGAGAGCGGCATTGAAGAGGAACTCGACGAACCTCCCATGTACAAGGTTTTACTTCATAACGATGACTATACTACGATGGAATTCGTAGTGGAAATTCTTGAAAAGGTTTTTCACAAGTCTCCTGCGGAGGCAACCCGGATTATGTTGCTGGTTCATAAGAACGGCACCGGAGTGTGTGGTGTTTTTACGGCGGAAATCGCCGAGACAAAAGTGGAATTGGTTCACCATCTGGCCAGGAAAAACGGATTCCCATTACAATGCAGCATGGAAGAGGCATAA
- the aat gene encoding leucyl/phenylalanyl-tRNA--protein transferase, with the protein MPVFRLSKELIFPPCQYAEPDGLLAIGGDLSEERLLLAYRLGIFPWYSQDTPILWWAPDPRLVLFPHELRIAKSLKRVIKKGSFQVTIDRAFLDVITRCAYVRECKGEETWILPEMIQAYFQLHKRGYAHSVETWHDGRLVGGLYGVVIGRVFFGESMFTEMTDASKVAFVHLVQLLQAWKFELIDCQVTTAHLQSFGAREIPRREFMIRLSRALGKPMFHIDWSTVDFS; encoded by the coding sequence ATGCCGGTTTTTCGTTTGAGTAAAGAGCTTATTTTCCCCCCATGTCAGTACGCGGAACCCGATGGCCTTTTGGCCATCGGGGGGGATCTTTCTGAAGAGCGTCTCCTCCTTGCCTACCGGTTGGGAATTTTTCCCTGGTATTCCCAGGATACTCCCATCTTGTGGTGGGCTCCCGATCCTCGTCTCGTCCTCTTTCCCCATGAATTGAGAATTGCCAAAAGCCTGAAGCGTGTGATCAAGAAAGGTTCTTTTCAAGTGACCATCGACAGAGCCTTCCTCGATGTCATTACGCGTTGTGCTTACGTGCGTGAGTGCAAAGGAGAGGAGACCTGGATTTTGCCTGAAATGATCCAGGCCTACTTTCAGCTTCATAAGCGCGGGTATGCCCATTCTGTGGAAACCTGGCATGATGGAAGACTGGTGGGAGGGTTGTATGGTGTCGTAATCGGGAGGGTCTTTTTCGGGGAATCCATGTTTACCGAAATGACGGATGCTTCCAAGGTGGCGTTTGTACACCTGGTGCAGCTGCTGCAAGCCTGGAAATTTGAATTGATTGATTGCCAGGTTACGACAGCACATCTTCAGAGTTTTGGCGCGCGGGAGATTCCCAGGAGAGAATTCATGATCCGTTTGTCCAGAGCCCTGGGAAAGCCAATGTTTCATATAGACTGGTCCACAGTCGATTTCTCGTGA
- the aroC gene encoding chorismate synthase has translation MAGNSFGHLFRITTWGESHGPALGVTIDGCPPGIPLSPEDIQKDLERRRPGKQLTSPRREPDKVEILSGIFEGTTTGTPLSLVIFNRDIRSKDYSDLARLYRPGHADRTYEQKFGIRDWRGGGRSSARETAARVAAGAVARKFLQRYGIWVKAYTLALAGIHCRNFRWEDIDENPLYCPDAQCAIAMEERLKEIRTAGDSAGGIVEVCAKGCPPGLGEPVFDKLDARLAMALMSIGAVKGVEIGEGFAAADLLGSQNNDPVTPKGYASNHAGGILGGISTGLDIVLRVAVKPIPSISKTQQTVDKDGNPATIQIKGRHDVSAIPRIIPVCEAMVLLTLADFMMHPFPRNF, from the coding sequence ATGGCAGGCAACAGTTTCGGTCATCTCTTCCGCATCACCACCTGGGGAGAATCCCACGGGCCGGCTTTGGGAGTCACCATCGATGGGTGCCCCCCCGGCATTCCCCTATCCCCCGAGGATATTCAGAAGGACCTTGAACGGAGGAGACCCGGAAAGCAATTGACCTCTCCACGCCGGGAACCCGATAAAGTGGAGATTCTCTCCGGAATTTTCGAGGGAACCACTACAGGTACCCCTCTCAGCCTTGTTATTTTCAACCGGGACATTCGAAGCAAAGACTACAGCGATTTGGCGCGTCTTTACCGTCCGGGGCATGCAGACCGGACCTATGAACAAAAATTCGGCATCAGGGACTGGCGAGGCGGGGGCCGCAGTTCAGCCAGGGAAACGGCTGCACGCGTGGCTGCTGGAGCCGTGGCCAGAAAATTCCTGCAACGATACGGGATTTGGGTAAAAGCCTACACTCTTGCTCTTGCCGGCATCCATTGCCGGAATTTTCGCTGGGAAGATATTGACGAAAATCCCCTCTACTGCCCCGATGCCCAATGCGCCATTGCCATGGAGGAGCGGCTCAAGGAAATTCGGACTGCGGGGGATTCCGCCGGTGGGATCGTGGAAGTCTGCGCCAAAGGCTGCCCTCCAGGACTGGGCGAACCCGTCTTTGATAAATTGGACGCGCGCCTGGCAATGGCGCTCATGTCCATCGGCGCCGTTAAGGGAGTCGAAATCGGGGAGGGTTTTGCGGCTGCCGACCTGCTAGGAAGCCAGAACAACGATCCGGTCACTCCCAAAGGCTACGCCAGCAATCATGCAGGAGGCATTCTGGGCGGAATTTCAACGGGTTTGGACATTGTTTTGAGAGTAGCGGTGAAACCCATACCTTCCATTTCGAAAACACAACAAACCGTGGATAAGGACGGCAACCCTGCCACCATTCAAATCAAAGGAAGACACGACGTTTCGGCCATACCCCGCATCATTCCAGTCTGCGAGGCAATGGTACTCCTCACGTTGGCGGACTTCATGATGCACCCGTTTCCACGAAATTTCTGA